Sequence from the Brevinematales bacterium genome:
AAAGTAAAATTTTTCATGTTTTTACAATGCTTGTACATATATGTCCATCAAATCACAGATACTAATATCCTTTATATGCTATACCATCTTACAGAGTTTGATAAAGTGTGATTTCTTTATATAATATACTTGTTATGTATTTTCAAGAAGTTTTGATGACACTCAAAAAATTTTGGGCTGAAAAAGGATGTGTAATAAGAGAGGGGTGGGATGTTGAGGTAGGAGCTGGAACATTTAATCCTGATACCTTCTTGAGAGTTTTAGGCAAGAAACCTTGGAATGTTGCCTATGTCGAACCATGTAGGAGACCTACTGATGGTAGATATGGGCAAAACCCAAATAGACTTGGTTTTTATTATCAATTTCAGGTTATTATGAAGCCTTCTCCTATAGATATCCAAGAGATGTATCTCGAAAGTTTAGAAAGACTTGGAATAAATACAAAAGAACATGATATAAGGTTTGTTCATGATGATTGGGAATCTCCTACACTTGGGGCTTGGGGATTAGGATGGGAAGTTTGGTTGGATGGTATGGAGATAACGCAGTTTACCTACTTTCAATCAGTAGGTGGTATTGATCTCGATCCTATACCTGTTGAGATTACATATGGTTCAGAGAGAATTACTATGTATCTTCAGGATGTTGACAATGTATTTGATCTTATGTGGAATGAGAATGTCAAGTATGGTGATTTGCAAAAATACTTTGAGTATGAATACTCTGTTTATAATTTTGAATTTGCCAATACTGAGCTGTATTTTGAGTTATTCAACAAGTTCGAGAATGAGGCTAAAAAACTAATTGAAAGAAAACTCATATTCCCTGCTTATGACTTTGTTATGAAATGTTCTCATATTTTTAATACACTTGATGCAAGAAATGCTATAAGTATTACCGAGAGAGCTAATTACATATCAAGGGTTAGAGAATTAGCATCATTGTCTGCTAAGCTTTGGAATGAGCTACAATAAACATTGAAAATTACTACAGAAACCCGTTGTGACAAGTTTTGGTTTCGTTAAGTGTAATTTTGTGAGGGAGTTGAGTAGCTATGGATATAGTGATAAGGGAAGCTAATCTTGACGATGTTGACAAAATATATGATATCATTCAACCTTATGTCGAAAAGGGAGAGCTTATACCTAGAACTAAAGATGATATTTCAGATCATATAAGAAACTTTATAGTTGCCGAGATTAATGGTGTGGTTATAGGTTGCATGGCTGTTAAATTCTACAGTAAAGAAATGACAGAATTTAGAACTTTAGTTGTATCTGAGAATTTTCAAGGTAAAGGTATAGGCAAGATGCTGGTAGAGAGAGGTTTGGAAATAGTTAAACAAGTGGGTGTTAAGAGGGTTTTTGTGTTAACAAGAAGTGAAGGTTTTTTTAAGAAGCTTGGA
This genomic interval carries:
- a CDS encoding N-acetyltransferase → MDIVIREANLDDVDKIYDIIQPYVEKGELIPRTKDDISDHIRNFIVAEINGVVIGCMAVKFYSKEMTEFRTLVVSENFQGKGIGKMLVERGLEIVKQVGVKRVFVLTRSEGFFKKLGFETVEKEIFPEKVWSDCILCPKLNSCDEIAMVKRI
- a CDS encoding glycine--tRNA ligase subunit alpha gives rise to the protein MYFQEVLMTLKKFWAEKGCVIREGWDVEVGAGTFNPDTFLRVLGKKPWNVAYVEPCRRPTDGRYGQNPNRLGFYYQFQVIMKPSPIDIQEMYLESLERLGINTKEHDIRFVHDDWESPTLGAWGLGWEVWLDGMEITQFTYFQSVGGIDLDPIPVEITYGSERITMYLQDVDNVFDLMWNENVKYGDLQKYFEYEYSVYNFEFANTELYFELFNKFENEAKKLIERKLIFPAYDFVMKCSHIFNTLDARNAISITERANYISRVRELASLSAKLWNELQ